The Juglans regia cultivar Chandler chromosome 16, Walnut 2.0, whole genome shotgun sequence nucleotide sequence GTTTCGTGCCATAGGAATGAATTATGTTAGTAAAAATAGAATCCACATAAACTTAGAGAGGCAAACTAGGGTGTTTTGGTTGCTGTAGCCAATTTTTCTTTGACTGAAATTGTTCGCTGCTGgttgttgtttcttttcttcctcgctcttcttttctcctttattttcttttttctactttttttaagcTTGTCCAGCGTACGTGTGCAGCTTTGACCACCTGGGTTGACCGTTGCTTGGGATGTGTGACCATCGCTGCATCCCTCTTGGTCGTGTAACTTCATGATCGGGTAGTTTTTACAGTGATACTGAGGGACCTCTTGTTTGAGCTCTATTGTTGTGGAGCTATGGCAGGAGAACTACTGAAGCTGAGGAGGTTGTGTCCAATCATTTCCTGTCCGTGCAACTGCTGTCCAAGACGTATATGGCTGTGCAGTTCGTAGCCGAGCAACTTGTGGCCGGGGAAGATACGACTGAGTAGCGTGCGTGCATGGCCCAGTCTGCCTATTTGCACCTAGCCAACTTGGGTGGTTGAGTTACTCCTTTTCCAAGTAGTCTAGTGGCCGTGAGAGAGTGCTGGCCGAGCAACCAGTGATGGCCAAGGTGCATGGGTGTTGTTGGCGGTGGTCGAGATGCTTGTGCAGGGCGAGATGGTGCTGGTTGAGTCAGGATGACGCAAGTGGTCAGGACAGGATGCGTGCATGGCCGAGTAACCTAGGGCTGAGAAACCATTGGCTGACGAAGGTTGGGATGGTATTGGCCGAGGTACCCAGGGCCGAGAAAGATCCATGGCCGGGAAGCTCACAATGTGGCTGGGGAATGTCTTTTGTTGAGGGACCGGGGACCTGCGTCTTCGTGGTTGAGGACCACCACGCCGACGACAGAAAATGCTGGTGTGGCGTGGTCGTCGGAGGACTTCATAGTCCGCGTGTATCCTTAGCACGCGGTGCATGCTGTGTGTGCTGCCTCCGTGGATGGTGGTCGCTCCCGTGGCGACATAGATCTCTGGCGGCACAAGAGGTGGCTTCCGACGTGCGAGGGAGGTTGGTGGTGTGGTGGAGGCTGCTAGAGGACTTCACAGTCCGTGGGTAGCCGGTGAGGTAGGCATCGATTGCGTGCTTGGCCCCCACATGTGGGGCATGTCACCTCCAAGGATGGGGGCCACTGTTGCGGCGGCAGAAATTGCCGATTGGCCAGATTGGTGGCCGCCGGCACCCTCGCCAGGCCCACAACTGGTGGGTGAGAGATGCCTTGGGTGCATGTTACCTTTCATCCTTCTTAATGTGCATGTTGTTCATGCCATGCACAATCATCATGTTCCCTAGTGCGCTGAGGACTTAGGTGCACATGGCACACTTAGTCTGTGCCCGTGTGCATATTCTGAGTGTACTGCACCCTTGCTCTAAGTGCATAATGCATTCAAAGTGTATTTAAGTGCACAATGCTCGCCTAGtactccccccctccccctctgtGCACGATGCACCCAAAGTGCACTGAGCATTTGCAGCTCAAGCAGCGAGTAACTTGGATTTCCTACTTGGGGTTCATTTGCCCATTTTTTGCAgtagtgtttttcataaaaataaaagttgaaaggcCGAGATACTTATCTGGGAAAATTTCATCTACTAGTTCGGTGATTATTAAGCGCACTGGAAAATCGTCATTCTCCCACTTTCGGTGTAGAAAATAACTCAATCCCACAGACAGCAGCAATTGTTAATACCTAAAAATAGCACAAGAAGCTGGaatgggagaaagagtcattccctGCTCGATATGGCTATTTGGGCCTTAATTGGTGTGCCTTGGGGCCCCCGAGGTGGTCCGATGTGGTTGTACGGTGTTTATGTGTACATCCATTGCAGTGAGCAGGAAATAAATGCAGGAAAAGTAAAAGAGAGGGAGACATACAGATTTTCGTGGTTCAGCATAATGCCTACGTTCACGGGTCATTTGGGGGGGAGAATCCattataatatgattattttacagtctctcatccTCGTTGTATAATGGAGATCAAAGTTCTATATTCTAATGGTGACCCAATCATTGGTGCTCTGGccgtgaggttgaagaagctccAGGGGAAGTTCAAGTTTGGAAGCCACAAGTTCATCTAGTCTCTTTCCTTTATCCTTTGTCCCTTCCTTTCTTTACGTCACATTTCCTCTCCTTTATGTCACCTCTCATTTTGTCCCCTCCtgacaccttttttttttcctcagccTTTTGTCTAGGGGTGCTATCCGCACCATGCGGTGCGGGATAGTCCCCTCCttgccccccgccccgcatgggtagggggtggggttttcacccccgcCTACTTCAATAATGGACTATATTTCACTGGGCTCAAAAATTATTCCTAAGTCCAAAATTGATCAAAAACACATTTGGAGAttgaatttgtaaatttaaatttgtaaatatgactataatttaaaaattatgtagttttgaaatttgctagtacatattttgtgtaagttctAGTGTAATACAAGAGTCCCACATTACttaagtgtgagacttgtattGTCAAGACAATCTATAAAAGGGTCATCctactacactacaacttacataaaatattaagtaaaagttctacttaattcatattactatatttatatatagtaaaaataataaatatttatattaaaaaaaaaagaggtgcgGGGCAGGGTTGGGCCCTACCCGGCCCCCATCCCAGTTGGGGTGGGGAAGCGGGGTGCAGGGCTCCGCTGCCTACCCCTACTTTTGtcccctctttctttctctctttcttccctccTGATGAGACTCCCCACTTGGGTTGGGTGGGGCTTGGCAACCCATTATGCGCCCGAGATATTTTATCCCCTCCACATTGGATAAAGAGATCTGCAGAATCCTCTTTTCCATCACCTTTCAATGAAATTGGAGAAGTCTATAATTTCCAagttcttgaaaaaattataatttcaaaacaagaataTACGGAACatatttgtacaaatttaatTGAGTACTTGTAGAGATAGAAAATCagtcttcatcattaataaatttgagaatagATTCTATTTAGGACTTGCCAATGATTACCTTGGCTGAAGTTACCCTGTGATTGGAGACAGTTCAAGTGGAAGGAATGAGGCTATTTTTCATTATGACTGTTAGTTCAGCTATCTTTTATCATTTCATCTTCAGAAATTCGAACTTCCTTCTTTAATCTTCTGCACTAAGTCACAGTACTTATTCCCAACTCGACATCGTTAATTGACCAAGTGTGATGCATATatgcataataaattttttgGCATTTACTGATCTTGTGCTAGGTTCAAATAGACTAGAATAATTTCAGTCTAGTAACGAAAATATCTGCTTAATTGGAATTAGGTTGGACCTTCATAATGATGTTTGAAATTTCTGTTGAACAAGTTTGATATACTGTCTGCAATTGCAAAaagctataattttttttgttacagTTGCAGGACACTTGCTCATTcctaatatgtatttttttttatctgctaGTTATTTGGTGCTCCACGGATTTATGAGAAAGATTCGCAGCCTTCAGacaatttatatgaaaatccccttttcaattttttcaaggaTATCCCTGATGACCAATGGGTCAGGGGAGTGGATTTTACCCCATCATGTTGCATTGGGCAATCTTCTTCATTGTGTTTGGAGCTTCCTCATGGCCACCAGCTTCCAGATTTTCGGGAGAACTTTGCTTATTATAAAGAAAGTGAAGGAAGATATATTCTGGAAAGTGGTTCTACTTTCTCTTGTAATCTGGATCTAGTTCCTATTGTTGGCCCTTCTCCAGGTGTTGATTTACCGTATGAAATCTTGTTTAAAATTAACTCCTTGGTTCAGAATGGCTGTCTTGCTGGACCAACACTTGATGTTAGGTTTTATCGCTTGGTTAATCCACGTACTATAAACATTGACTGTATAGAACATGCACTGGACAAACTCTCTCATATACAGGAATGTTGCTATGACCCATTGATGTGGCTCAATGAGCAGTACAGAAAGTACCTCAAAGCAAGGCATCCTCCAAAGTCGCCTGCTATATCAGACTCTGGGTTGTGTTATGTACGCAGGGTTCAGATAACACCTTCGAAAGTGTACTTCTGTGGTCCAGAAATTAATGTATCAAATCGTGTGCTGCGCTATTTTCGTGATGATATAGATAATTTTCTCCGTGTCTCATTTGTTGATGAGGATTTGGATAAAATGTTTTCAACAGATTTATCTTCTCGGGTGTCTTCTGCAAATGAAGATAGGAAAACTGGAATCTACAAAAGGATTCTTTCTGTTCTCAGAAATGGCATAGTTTTTGCTGGTAAGAAGTTTGAGACTCTTGCATTCTCATCAAGTCAGTTACGGGATAATTCTATATGGATGTTTGCTTCAAGACATGGGCTTACTGCTGCTGATATAAGAGCCTGGATGGGAAATTTTTGTCATATTAGAAACGTGGCAAAATATGCTGCCAGACTGGGTCAATCCTTTGGCTCATCCACAGAAACGCTTACGGTTCATGCACGTGAAATTGAAATTATACCTGATGTAGAGTTAAAATGGGGTGGAGTCAATTATGTTTTCTCTGATGGAATCGGGAAAATATCCGCTGAGTTTGCGAAGAAAGTGGCTTTGAAATGTGGCTTTAAAGGATCCCATCCATCAGCCTTTCAGATTCGATATGGTGGGTATAAAGGTGTTGTTGCTGTTGATCCAACCTCACCAATGAAATTATCATTGAGGAAGAGCATGTCCAAGTATAAAGCAGATAACCACAAGAAACTAGATGTCTTGGCATTTAGCAAGTTTCAGCCTTGTTTTCTGAATCGCCAGTTGATCACTCTGTTGTCTACCCTTGGTGTGAAGGATAACGTTTTTGAGAATAAACAAAGACAAGCTATAGAACAACTGGATGCTATACTAAGAGATCCATTGAAGGCACAAGAGGCTCTTGATTTGATGTCCCCAGGAGAGAATACTAACATTCTAAAGGAAATGCTCATGTGTGGTTACAAGCCTGATGCTGAACCATTTCTTGCTATGATGCTGCAGACATTCCGGGCATCGAAATTGTTGGAGTTGCGAACCAAAACAAGGATCTTTATTCCAGATGGAAGAGCAATGATGGGATGTCTAGATGAAACTGGAACCTTAGAATATGGTCAGGTATTTGTACAATTTTCTAGCACTAGACACAAGCAGTCGTTCAATGATTCCATCATGTTCGGTGACCATGGATCCGATCAGCATTTTTTAGTTACAGGGAAGGTGGTGGTTGCCAAAAACCCATGCTTGCATCCAGGCGATGTGCGTGTTTTAAGGGCTGTAAATGTGCCGGCATTGCACCATTTGGTGGATTGTGTTGTTTTTCCTCAGAAAGGATTGAGGTAAATTAATCTCCTAATACTTTTATGACTCTATGgttttgaattatgtttatcAGTCTCCTATATATTTGAACCTTCGTTTGAATTGAacttaatttgaattatatgaCTTGAACTATACCTTTTCtttattcattaataaaattcataatttttattattatatcaaaaaagatttcaaaatcaaaccaaacatcttcaaatatgaaaagtacactttcaacttttcatccaatcattgcccaaacacaaaaatcaaaacaaaaactaccctagaaaaaatatatttaaacaacttttcaacTCTACCTCTTACTTTCACAAACTCCCatacaaaacatatttaaaattcaaaacttaataaatgaCACATCTGAGAATTCTCaaaaattctctaaatttctcaaaaatcttGAAACCAGACATGCTCTATGTTTCTGTCAAGAGTTCTCATCATTTGT carries:
- the LOC109018917 gene encoding RNA-dependent RNA polymerase 1; amino-acid sequence: MGKTIHLSGFPSSVTAQEVQEFLERHTGEGTVYAIKIRPNRSGGQRANATVQFTSNRHAESIISLANVRLWYGRSYLKAWERERDIVPKPRTFLHSLENIILHFGCQISNEKFSILWRAVNVCVNFGTGLRKFQFVLSLNSVEYKLEFSYENIWQIELHRPRGQTAKYLLIQLFGAPRIYEKDSQPSDNLYENPLFNFFKDIPDDQWVRGVDFTPSCCIGQSSSLCLELPHGHQLPDFRENFAYYKESEGRYILESGSTFSCNLDLVPIVGPSPGVDLPYEILFKINSLVQNGCLAGPTLDVRFYRLVNPRTINIDCIEHALDKLSHIQECCYDPLMWLNEQYRKYLKARHPPKSPAISDSGLCYVRRVQITPSKVYFCGPEINVSNRVLRYFRDDIDNFLRVSFVDEDLDKMFSTDLSSRVSSANEDRKTGIYKRILSVLRNGIVFAGKKFETLAFSSSQLRDNSIWMFASRHGLTAADIRAWMGNFCHIRNVAKYAARLGQSFGSSTETLTVHAREIEIIPDVELKWGGVNYVFSDGIGKISAEFAKKVALKCGFKGSHPSAFQIRYGGYKGVVAVDPTSPMKLSLRKSMSKYKADNHKKLDVLAFSKFQPCFLNRQLITLLSTLGVKDNVFENKQRQAIEQLDAILRDPLKAQEALDLMSPGENTNILKEMLMCGYKPDAEPFLAMMLQTFRASKLLELRTKTRIFIPDGRAMMGCLDETGTLEYGQVFVQFSSTRHKQSFNDSIMFGDHGSDQHFLVTGKVVVAKNPCLHPGDVRVLRAVNVPALHHLVDCVVFPQKGLRPHPNECSGSDLDGDIYFVCWDPELIPPRQNEPMDYSPAKSMQLDHDVTIEEVEEYFVNYIVNDSLGIIANAHTAFADREPQKAMSGPCIELAKLFSIAVDFPKTGIPAEIPRELRVKDYPDFMDKPDKPTYESHNVIGKLYREVKDIAPNNASFRSFTVEMARRSYDPDMEIDGFEDFVDDAFFYKDNYDYKLGNLMDYYGIKTEAEILSGNIMRMAKSFTKRRDAEAINVSIKSLRKEARAWFNEKGSGLDSGAEEVYAKASAWYHVTYHPSYWGSYNEGMDRDHFLSFPWCVYDKLVRIKKNKASITRALYMSSLEHQFGHELHL